The Bacillus marinisedimentorum genome has a segment encoding these proteins:
- a CDS encoding molybdopterin biosynthesis protein, with amino-acid sequence MNSKHYKRKIYLEDKPRAQARDELLNAFMFDRQIEHIPAREALGRVTAEPIYARLSMPHYHASAMDGIAVRAEDTYDAHEQRPLLLKKNEQFRYVDTGNVIPGDFDAVIMIEDVQILDEETVEIIVPATPWQHIRPIGEDLVNGEMLLPQGHSLRPVDLGALTAGGVFEVPVVKQPHVSIIPTGNELVQPKPEMEPGDIIEFNSAVFAGYVQEWGGRPIVENIVEDRPELIREALKVACSASDIVIINAGSSAGSKDYTVHIIGELGEVMSHGVATRPGKPVVLGKIDGTIVVGLPGYPVSAYLAMEWFVRPLICKYLGIPEPKRETLKAKLGRRVVSNMGSEDFVRMNIGYVDGVFTANPLTRAAGVTMSLVRADGLLVVPPNSLGLEQGEMVDIELYKPVSEIEKSILFTGSHDLSIDVLSSLIRKQDEERQIISAHVGSMAGIMAIRKKEAHVAGIHLLHPESGTYNLPYVERYLKGQKAVILPFLKREQGWIVPKGNPLDINTIENISNLGIHYVNRQRGAGTRILFDDMLNKAGIAPEQIQGYDREMFSHLSVAAEVKQQENAAGLGIYSAAKAMNLGFVPVAYESYDLLMSADFLESEAGRMLLSVIRSEDFKAEVEKLGGYKVADEEPVYID; translated from the coding sequence GTGAACTCAAAGCATTATAAGCGAAAAATATATCTTGAAGACAAACCGCGCGCCCAGGCAAGGGATGAACTGCTTAATGCGTTCATGTTCGACCGGCAGATTGAACACATCCCTGCAAGGGAAGCCCTCGGCCGTGTAACCGCCGAACCTATATACGCCAGGCTGTCCATGCCACACTACCATGCATCAGCAATGGACGGCATAGCGGTCAGGGCGGAAGATACATATGACGCCCATGAACAGCGCCCGCTCTTGCTTAAAAAGAACGAGCAATTTCGATATGTGGATACAGGCAATGTAATACCGGGTGATTTTGATGCTGTCATTATGATAGAAGATGTCCAGATCCTTGATGAAGAGACAGTTGAAATTATCGTTCCGGCAACGCCCTGGCAGCATATCCGTCCGATCGGGGAAGATCTTGTCAACGGGGAAATGCTGCTCCCGCAAGGGCACAGCTTACGGCCGGTTGATCTTGGAGCATTAACGGCCGGCGGTGTTTTTGAAGTGCCCGTTGTCAAACAGCCGCATGTCTCCATCATACCTACGGGGAACGAATTGGTCCAGCCCAAACCGGAAATGGAGCCTGGCGATATCATCGAATTCAATAGTGCCGTTTTTGCTGGGTATGTGCAGGAATGGGGCGGCCGCCCTATCGTTGAAAATATTGTAGAAGACAGGCCGGAACTTATTCGCGAAGCCCTTAAAGTTGCCTGTTCAGCATCTGATATCGTCATTATAAATGCCGGGTCATCGGCAGGTTCAAAAGATTATACAGTGCACATTATCGGAGAACTTGGTGAAGTGATGAGCCATGGTGTGGCAACAAGGCCGGGAAAACCGGTCGTCCTCGGTAAAATTGACGGAACGATCGTTGTAGGACTGCCTGGTTATCCGGTATCAGCCTATCTGGCTATGGAATGGTTCGTCAGGCCGCTTATTTGTAAGTATCTCGGCATACCGGAACCGAAACGGGAAACGCTTAAGGCGAAGCTGGGCCGGAGAGTTGTTTCAAATATGGGTTCTGAGGATTTCGTCCGAATGAATATTGGCTATGTTGACGGTGTGTTTACCGCGAATCCGCTGACACGTGCTGCCGGTGTCACCATGTCGCTTGTCCGCGCTGACGGGCTGCTTGTAGTACCGCCGAACAGCCTCGGGCTCGAACAGGGAGAAATGGTGGACATCGAGTTGTATAAACCGGTGTCCGAAATTGAAAAATCCATTTTATTTACAGGAAGCCATGATTTATCAATCGATGTATTATCGTCTTTAATACGCAAACAAGATGAAGAGCGGCAGATTATTTCAGCCCATGTCGGAAGCATGGCGGGCATCATGGCCATCCGCAAAAAGGAAGCGCATGTCGCAGGCATCCATCTGCTGCATCCAGAAAGCGGAACGTATAACCTTCCGTATGTTGAACGTTATTTAAAAGGTCAAAAAGCCGTGATCTTGCCATTTTTAAAACGAGAACAAGGATGGATTGTGCCTAAAGGCAATCCGCTTGATATAAACACGATTGAAAACATTTCGAACCTGGGCATCCATTATGTGAACCGCCAGCGCGGTGCAGGGACGCGCATCTTATTTGATGATATGCTGAATAAAGCCGGAATTGCCCCTGAACAAATACAGGGCTATGACCGGGAGATGTTTTCTCATTTGAGTGTGGCGGCAGAGGTGAAACAGCAGGAAAATGCCGCTGGTCTCGGCATCTATTCAGCAGCAAAAGCGATGAATCTCGGTTTTGTACCGGTCGCTTATGAATCATATGACCTCTTGATGTCTGCTGATTTTTTGGAAAGCGAAGCAGGGCGGATGTTGTTAAGTGTCATTCGATCTGAAGATTTCAAAGCAGAAGTCGAAAAGCTGGGCGGCTACAAAGTGGCCGATGAAGAGCCTGTTTATATTGATTGA